Below is a genomic region from Leucobacter exalbidus.
GGCACCAACGGCGCGCGCCCACTCCTCAACGACGGTTGCTTCGAGCTCGCGGGCTGCCCCGCAGCTACGGCAGATGAGATGGTGGTGGTGACTCTTCGAGCCGCACGAGAGAAACAGGTTCTCGCCCTCGGGCGCCTGGATCGTGTCGGCCTCGCCGTCTTCGGTGAGGCTGGCGAGGGCGCGGTAGACGGTCGCAAGCCCGATGGTCGAGCCACCGTCGCGCAGCGTCTGGTGCAACTGCTGGGCGCTCACGAATCCGTGCGCGCCAACGAGTGCGGCGCGCACCGCTTCACGCTGCCACGTGTTCCGTTTCGGCTTCACGCGCTACCTCCTACGTCGATCTGGTCCCCTTCACGGTACCGAACTTTTCTGGTCTCACGCGCACGAAGCCTGTTTGCGCCGCGCAGACCGGAGCTGATGATCAGGGCGACGAGGAACAATCCGGCCATGGTGAGGCCGATCGCACCGCCCGCTGCGACCGAGAACTCGCGTGAGATCCACAGCCCCACGAGCCCGCCGGCAACACCGAGGGCGGCGGCAATGGGGGGCACCCATTCGACGCGGGGGGCGAGCACGCGCGCGGCCGCGGCCGGGCCGATGAGCACGGCGACGCCCAAGATGGCGCCCACCGCGGGCATCGCTACGACCACGGCGGCCGTGATGATGGCGGTGACCACGAGTTCGACGGGCCACTGGCGGTAGCCCGCCGCACGAAATCCGGTGGGGTCAAAAGTGTGAAACAGCATGCGGCGGCCATACGTTGCCGCGACCACCAGTGTGACGAGCAGCACGATGGCCGTGATGCCGATGTCGGTGGGGGTGACCGCGAGCGGCGATCCCACGAGCAGCGCATCGACGGGCACGCCGAGCCCCGGGTTGAGGCTGGTGAGCAGGGTGCCGAGCGCGAACCCAAAGGCGAGCACGATGCCACTGGCGACCTGGCGGCCCTGCCCGGGTACGCGTGCGAGGGCCGTCATTACGAGCACCAGCACAACCGCGAACAGGGCTTGGCCGAGCAGCAGATTCCAGCCGGCGATTGCGAATACCACGCCGCCAGGAAAAGTGGCGTGGCTGAGCGCGACGGCGAAGAAGGAGCGGCGGCGCAGCACGATCAGTGTGCCGGCGATGCCCGAGAGCAGGCCGAGCAGGGTGAGTTCGATGGCCGCGAGTGCGAAATAGCTCATGCGCGCTCCCCCGACTGATCTCGCGCAGAGTGCGAACGCCCAGGCTGCGCGCTCCCCGGCTGAACTTTCCCAGGCTGAGCGTTCCCTGGCCGAGCTTTCAGAGGCGTAGCCTTCCGCACTGCAGCGCCCGTCAGCAACCGTGCCGCGACCGCAACCGCATAGAGCGCCACGAGAATGAGCACGACCACGGCGCCGGGTGACACGGTGGCGCCGAGGCGCACCGACCAGTCAAAGGCGAGCGTGAGCCCGGTGATGCCGGCGATGAGCGGGGTGAGGATCGCGATCGGCACGAGCCACGCGAAGCGGCGGGTCACAAGCCTGGCGACCGCCATCGGCACCACGGTGAGGGCGATCACCATGAGCACGCCGAGGGCCTGCACGCCGGCCACCACGAGCAGCGCGACCGCGACTGACAGTGCGAGGTCGGTGCGCAGCACGCTGAACCCGGCGGCCTCTGAGCCCACCCGGTCGAACGCGCGAAAGAGCTGGGCGCGGCCGGTGACCACGATCACGGCGACCGCCAGCACCGCCACGATGGCGATCTGCCACAGCTGCGTGCTCGTCACCGTGAGCAACCGCCCAAAGAGCAATTCTTGCAACTGCGAAACGTAGCCGTCTTGGCGCGAGACGAGCACCACGCCGAGGCTGAACAGGCCCGTCAGTACCACGGCGATGGCTGAGTCGGCGTCGATGCCGCGGCGTTCAAGCAGGGTAAAGAGCACGGCCGCGATTAGGGCTGCGGCGAGCGCTCCGGGCAGCACGGCGTCGGTGCCGCCGAAGGCCGCGCCGATGACGAGGCCGGGCAGTACGGCGTGCACGAGGCCGTCGCTCACGAATTCGAGGTCGCGAAAGCTGACGAAGAGCCCGACGACGCCCGAGGCGACCGCGAGCAGTGCGATGGTGACGAGCGCGCGCCACATGAATGGGAGCGCGAAGAAGCTGAACGGGCCGAGATCTGCGAGCTGGATCAGTTGCACCAGCGCCGTCACCCCTCAGTCTCGCGGGTGGTGGTGACGGTGTGCTGGTCGAGTTCGACGGTGACGTCTTGGAACGCGTGTTGCACGGCGCCGAGGGTGAGCGCTTCGTCGACCAGCCCGAAGGCTGCGGGGTGCCCGGGTTGGTGGGGCTCGTGCCCGCTCGACAGCAGCAGTGCGTGGGTGCACGCCTGCTGCGCGATTTCGAGGTCGTGGGTCGACACGATGAGGGTGCGGCCCTCGCTACTGAGCTCGCGCACGAGCTCAAGCAGGGTGTCGCGGTTCTCACGGTCGAGGCCGTTAAAGGGTTCGTCGAGCAGCAGCAGCTGGGGGTTGGCGACGAGCGCGCGAGCCAGAATGCCGCGCTGCTGTTGGCCGCCAGAGAGCTCACCAAACCGGCGGTTGGCGAAGGCCGCGAGTCCCACCCGTTCGAGGGTGTCGTTCACAGCGGCACGACCCGCTCGCCCGATGGGGCGCAGTGCCCCGCGGCTGCGGTAGAGCCCCATCGTGACGACCTGGCGCAGCGAGACCGGCAGGGTGGTGTCGCGGGTGTCGGCCTGGGGCAGGGTGCCCACCCGACTGCGTGCCCGCTCAGGGGTCTCCCCGAGCACGCGCACGCGGCCCGAGGTGTTCTCGGCCAGCCCCAGGATGCCGCGCAGCAGCGTTGATTTGCCTGAGCCGTTGGGCCCGATGAGGGCGACTGCAGCTCCGGT
It encodes:
- a CDS encoding ABC transporter ATP-binding protein, giving the protein MTRSTDCAVSGVLETTSVSGDPAIRLEQAAFGYDGVARVERLNLDIPTGAAVALIGPNGSGKSTLLRGILGLAENTSGRVRVLGETPERARSRVGTLPQADTRDTTLPVSLRQVVTMGLYRSRGALRPIGRAGRAAVNDTLERVGLAAFANRRFGELSGGQQQRGILARALVANPQLLLLDEPFNGLDRENRDTLLELVRELSSEGRTLIVSTHDLEIAQQACTHALLLSSGHEPHQPGHPAAFGLVDEALTLGAVQHAFQDVTVELDQHTVTTTRETEG
- a CDS encoding Fur family transcriptional regulator, translated to MKPKRNTWQREAVRAALVGAHGFVSAQQLHQTLRDGGSTIGLATVYRALASLTEDGEADTIQAPEGENLFLSCGSKSHHHHLICRSCGAARELEATVVEEWARAVGAEHGFSDIEHVIDLFGICAACRTQQQA
- a CDS encoding metal ABC transporter permease — its product is MQLIQLADLGPFSFFALPFMWRALVTIALLAVASGVVGLFVSFRDLEFVSDGLVHAVLPGLVIGAAFGGTDAVLPGALAAALIAAVLFTLLERRGIDADSAIAVVLTGLFSLGVVLVSRQDGYVSQLQELLFGRLLTVTSTQLWQIAIVAVLAVAVIVVTGRAQLFRAFDRVGSEAAGFSVLRTDLALSVAVALLVVAGVQALGVLMVIALTVVPMAVARLVTRRFAWLVPIAILTPLIAGITGLTLAFDWSVRLGATVSPGAVVVLILVALYAVAVAARLLTGAAVRKATPLKARPGNAQPGKVQPGSAQPGRSHSARDQSGERA
- a CDS encoding metal ABC transporter permease, producing the protein MSYFALAAIELTLLGLLSGIAGTLIVLRRRSFFAVALSHATFPGGVVFAIAGWNLLLGQALFAVVLVLVMTALARVPGQGRQVASGIVLAFGFALGTLLTSLNPGLGVPVDALLVGSPLAVTPTDIGITAIVLLVTLVVAATYGRRMLFHTFDPTGFRAAGYRQWPVELVVTAIITAAVVVAMPAVGAILGVAVLIGPAAAARVLAPRVEWVPPIAAALGVAGGLVGLWISREFSVAAGGAIGLTMAGLFLVALIISSGLRGANRLRARETRKVRYREGDQIDVGGSA